Genomic DNA from Cyprinus carpio isolate SPL01 chromosome A22, ASM1834038v1, whole genome shotgun sequence:
agttttcaaataaagcctAAATCAGggttctccaaccctgctcctggagagctaccgtcctgcagacttcagttccaaccctgctccaaacacacctgtctgtaactatgaagtagccctgaacaccttgaatAGCTTGTTCAgtatgtttgattagggttggagctgcaatctgtaggacggtagctctccaggagcagggttggagaccactggcctaaatgattagattagctggatcaggtgtgtttaattagggttatatctaaactgtgcaggactgtggtcctccaggaactgagttcgacacccttggcctgtttcatttttgcctccctcccactgttaaaatgtaactaagtaacttttactctgagtaaattttaaatgagtagatttttagactggtacttttacttgtacttaagtaaaatttcattaatgtaatggtacttttacttgagtagaatatttttgtactctttccacctctggtcgTTTACACAGTGACTTGCGTGTCTATTTTTGCTGGACTGTTTATTTACATTCTTTCAAACTCCCCAGACCACTAGTGAACCTCAGAGAGCCGCTGTAGTACATGATAACCGTGTCACAACGCCGTTCCGCCGTGAAAGAACACGCTATCTTACATTAGAGCCGTCAGAGCTGATCTCGGCACTCGATAATACCATAAAAATGCGCGGGAGCGTGATGATGATGTCGCCATCACCTGCTGTGTGACGCGCGCACGCACTGTTAAGTACAGTTCGATCCGGTCATGTGGAAAATCTTGCCAACACAAAAAAGTGTGTTATGTCTTTAATAGTGTGCAAGTTGTGAACATGTTCTGAAGTTCATAACTATTCCAAACATCTGAGTTATCAGCATGTGTTGAATACCTTCAAACTACAGAAGTCTTGAGAGGTTATTCTGGTGCAGcttcacaaaacaaacattttctacAGCTGCCCTCCAGAAGTCTGGTTCCAAGCTTTTATCTTTTAGTGGGGTTATAAAGTCCAGGTCTCCTAACAAAGTCACCACTGGTAAAGTTCATCACATTAATCATGGGCGTACGTTTTATTTCCAGATAATTTGCTTTGGAAAGCATGCCATGTCTTTAAAATTAAAGCCACTTGCTTTGACATTCATATATTTTCAAGTGAGGCATACTGTAAGTGTCCCAGACACTAGTATATCTCAGGCCCACTGCAGAGATGAAGATGAACCATGGGAAGTGAGTTGAGGAAAGCCAGCGTTGTTGTAAATAGCTGTTGAGTCTGTGAACACGTTCTTGGATCGGTTAAACAGACGCAGTGTTTAGCGTCTGTTCAGTGTCAGACAGCCATGAGATCATCTACAGGACCAGAAGGAACACAGATGTGCCTTGGAGGTAAATTAAacccatgtgcacacacacacaaaaaccattacGCTGTGTCAAAGGTGTGCTGTTTGCAGctggaacaaaacaaacatgttaaGTGCAGAATGTTCTGCTCACTATTTGCATTCGGTGTTTGTCTTTAAGTGAGTTTTGTTCTGCAGGTACATCTCAGGTCTTCCAGTCGTGCCTTAAATGGGAAGATGATAAAGTTTGATATGCCAGTGAAATGACGTGAGTATGTGAGAGCTTCTGTAAATGTTTGGAGAGTTGAAGTCTGCAATAATTCATCAGATGTGCACTGGGTGAGTTTGTTGCGCAAACTGCAGTTTAGTTTTGGTTAGTGGGACAAACTTGTAAAACTGGTCATGGGACGTTGAACTGATCTGATCGTTTACATGAAAGGCATTTAGGAGGTCGTCTTATCTTAGAAACCAAAAATAGCTTTAAAGGTAACAGAGCAATTAATgttgtgagtttggggcggggctaaTTGTTTGCCTAACCAATGGCAGTGCaaggatgtttataatgtttttttttttttaattctactgAATTTACACTTCAACCTGAATTAATATGAAGTAGGATTGCTGCCATCAACAAATGTTTAACAAGCTGGGAAGGGATAGGATCTgctatatataataacaatatacctATAACTTTTtggttgcatatatatatatataagtccaGATTggtacaattaaaaattatttatttttggtttagtatatatttttcactcaaaaattgcttgaaaatttcacaaataattacagagaatcaacaagtaacacattaatttaaactatacattttgaagtagaagtaGAAAGAATGAAAGCGTAGTTTCCTGTAAAACTTACTCCAATAatctcttttatttatattatttacaattattatttacagtgtaatGGAATGacaaatgaatattatttaatccaaacatatttaatatttttagtgtttttagagATTAACTTTCAGAAATtgttagatgacagcaaaggttAAAAAATGCATATCTAAAAGGGAAATGatcatgaataattaaatatccaatataaaccaatactgataatttttttttttaaagtcaaaacatttatacacattttgcttacattttgttttaatggcaGTGACCCCAAAACTCCAGAAAGTAATGgaatgacaattaaaaaattatttcatccaaaaattattcattattgcattgaaaagcaaaaataataataataaagacctACAAGTAAACACCAAAACATAGATACTACTATATATGAGAACACTCAATACCATTTTGACACCTTAACTATTTACAAATCTGtgcaaaatatgcaatatttaaatacacTGAAATCATTGTAGCACAATCACTACATAGAACATGAAACACTGGATGCACAGCATTCTAAAACGGACCGGCCATCTGTTGAAATACAACGACTGCAAACATTATCGCTCTCCTGCAGCAATTCTGCAGAGCTTTTGGTAGAGTTCAGAGTCCAGGAACCGAGGGTACGAGTTGTGCTCCATCAGGAAGTAAGCTCTGTTTTGGGCTGCTTTGAAACTCCACTGCGTTGGGATCAGAAGGCTTTGGTGGAGGGACTCCCGTGTGTAGAAGTCCAGGTTGATCTAGAAGGAAGAATTGAAAGAAATTAGAATATGTGGTGAAGCTCAATGAAAATGAATCAACTCTGTTGCCATTGACTAAACCTCACCTCTTTGGGAGAATCTGGCCTGATGAATTCATCGTATATGGTTTTTGCCCTGGATTTGAGTTTTGATCTGGACCTGATCTTTTTGAACTCTTCACAGGCCATCCAGAACTCGATATTCTCCTCGCTGTGTTCAGACTTCATGAACAGTCGCAAAGCGGTTAATCCACCTGAAATATGAGGATATTAATTACATCAGTTAACATTACACTATGTGGTGCATttccaactaaaaataaaaaaataataaaattttagtacacgtgtgataaaaatatataaagtatatatatatatatatatatatgtatgtatatacgtgtgataactgtatatatatatatatatataactttatataatagatgataatatatatattttgaaatagaattatatatatattattaaatatattatatattattttaaaaaaaaataaaatacaaatattttaataatcataaatacttTATGAATAGTAATTATatgaacactataataataaataaatattttacatttgtaggaattataaaaatattataaagatttataaagtgaaataattacatttgctgCTCAGCAAGTTGTCCAGAGACTGAGCCCATCTAGTAACTTCTACAGTAGTTGGCCTGTGGGGATTTAAAGAGAGAaaggttatttaattttaatttaataatttgcaattttatttagtaattatttattatttttaattttcgattttcatctaatatccttttttaataaatccattATCCCACTTTATTACATGCACATATGCCTAGAGATTTATGCAAATTATAAGTATTTTTAATGCTCACCCGTATGATTTTATCTGTGACGTTGTGTGGCGTGATTTTCTCACAGGAAAAGTCTTAAAAAACATTCTTGATCTCCAGTTTGTTTCTCTGTTAAACATAATCAACAAACATTAGCAATCACAGATTAATTGTTCTGCATAAAACCAAATGCAAATAGATAATAAAATGCAAGTCTCACTTCATTTCGTTCTGTTCTGTAGTCGAATCAGGGTTCCTGAAGTAGATCAGACGCTCCTTGATTGAATCTTCTTGTGGTGACTTTTTCATTTTTGCCAGTCTATCCATCACTCTCCATTGAACTGAAACATGTTGTGACTTGCAGTGTGTGGCTTTTATAGCATTTTCTGTGCTTTGGGCAGGGCCTTATCAACAGGGGAAACATCTGATTGGTCGCCCTGCATCAGTGTTTGAGTTTGCCAGTCTTATTGGCAGGAACACTGCAGCTCTTTCTCAAATAATCAGCAACTTTTGACTTGAAAtgcattcaattaaattaaatgtctttgaaattAGCTtgattaggttttgatatatttaacattatttgattGCATGATCCCCTTTCCCCATAGTTTACATGTGTGTAATTAAatagttttgattgtttttattacaaaatgtgcaaaagtagtaaaaataaagaacaagaaCATGTGTACGTGTACATTTCAAGATGATCAATACTGAGTCACGTCTGTAACTTGAGGATGTTGATGCAATATCCGCCTCAGAAAAAAAGTACTAAACAAACAGGTTTGTTCCCAACCAGCATTCCACAGTGGTTTATTTATAGAAACTCGTTTCTAAAAAAAGCTCAAGAGTTTGTGTTATCATTGTGTTTTAATTACTTTGGATGTGAGTCAAACTACTAAAAATACTTGTaatctatttttgcttttaaGCTGTAAGCATCAGGCTAAACTGATCAGTGTGCTTATTGCATCGGTTGAAGAATTTCAGATTTATTAGATGATACCGAAAAAtgcatttcctgaagaaaagGAGCAGTAGGTCGCATTTCATGTGTTTCTAGGTTCACACCAATAAACATACAGTGCTGTGGTGGAAGAGTAAACATCTGTGACAAGATCAACTGCATTGAAACTTTGACTTTAAAGTGCTAAATTAAGTCAACATGTTTGCAGCTACAAACAAACCGTTTTTAGCCATTCTTGAGGATATGTGTTTGTGTTCTCTTTAAGAGTGGAGTTAAATGCATTAGTGTTTGCCAAAAACATCCCTTATCATTTATTGATTATTGGGATTTAACTGCTGCACAGGAGCTATTTGCATGACAAACTCGCAAATGCGAACTCATTTCTGATGCAACTTAAATGTCAGATTCAAAAGGCTGCAACCGCATCCCACAAGTGCATTTCTCGTGTCAGATGGCAAAACTGTGATATTTAGCATGTGAACATTGTACAGATCAAATTTTCTTCCTTTTGCTTACAAGCTCATGCTGGATAACATGATCAGCAGGTTTTGCACTATAACTTTTTGGCTGATAATATCTGTGTATGCatgtgtaagtaaaaaaaaaaaatatatatatattttttatatataaaatatatatatatacatacacatacatacatatgtgtgtgtgtgtgtttatgttatttaaatgtttatatgagttttatatatatatatatatataatatatatatgcatacatatttatatattatatatgttttatatatatatatatatatatatatatatatatatatatatatatatatatattatatatatgacaatttttatatataatagtatttacaGTAAATTGTTATATGCAATTTTCCTTTATgatgatataattatatttttgtgtgttgtgtgtatatatatcacacaactaatgcaatttttaatataacgtTTTAATGGTCTGAAATGTAAACGTAAAAAGTATGTGTATTATATCGTTATagttacattaatttttattatataaatacatttttaaatatgaatacaaatttcaatataaattatGATCTAAAATgttatgtacaaatatttaaaagtgtgtgctagatagatagatagatagaatattacaatatatatatattcacaaatattaattttatatagatagatagatagaatattacaatatatatttatgtattttaatgagatgtatgtatatatatatatatatatatatatatatatatatatatatataatatatatatatgtatatatatatatatcttcaaaTCCTCTTGCATGTGATGTCTCAAAATAGAACACAGATGGAAAAATAAAAGTCTGAAGCTTTTCATTAGTGAAATATGCATTTGTCATAGTCTTGATACGCTGTGTAATTCACCTGATCCTATTCACTTTAAACATGAAATACTGGTTTTCAGCTGTAGGTGATGGaaagagaacacatccctgaacAGCACACATAGAGCGGTTTGTTCCTGTCACCAGTGTGGCATCAGAACTATGCATGTTTCCGTTCATTTAGTCAATGAGATGCAAATACAGATATGCGTACATGATTAGTGTCAAGGCCTTATATGGTGCTTAAGAGGGTATGGAAAATAGTTCGATTTGCATAGACATGGGACCATTACAACTGGACAAAGTTGAAGTTTCCATGCACTTACAGGAGCGATACACTAACAAAGAActgaattttttacatttcacaaaaaaatgtttttgtgtgactTGGTTGCTAAGGTCATTGCCAGGTCATCGGTTTCCGGCCCAATTAAAAAGAATTCACCTTTAATGCTGTCTTTCCACATTTTCCACATCTTTGAATGAATAATATCTTTTTGCAACACAATGAGCTTTTTTGACCACTTCCTATTTGTTATGTCATACTGTCATTGTAAAGATAAATATCTGCTGTTCAGGCAGGTTTTTTAGTAAACCTCAGCCgatcaaaagatcagcatttttgGGAAAAAGACACGCTAGGAGACCTACCAAATGGACTCGCTACAACTGCTCCAAATAAAGTCCATTTTTATGACCCCATCCATATCGTGCAGCTTTGCAGATGTCAGAcccagtgtttttaaaagacttaTCGTCTGTTATGGTGTTCAGACTGTAAATATCAGTGAGCTTCTTAAGTGGTTCTCAGCGAGATTGTTGCCAAGTTTCCGTTCGAATAGACGATAGTCCAAAAGCTTTACGCACGAGGTATTTCCCAGCAATGACACATGTGCTGTACTCACTGGGGACTCCAAAATTACCTTAGCATGAAAACAAGAGCACCGTCTTTTGGTGAGGGTGCACaatgtttttcacattttgtggCAGTTTGTTTGGTGAACTTGAAATAACCTTCATGctttgtagtttgtgtgtgtgtgcaagaagtaaaagtacaaaagttCATCTGTCTAGTTTGTTCTAcagaatgaatgtttttcttAGTAATGTCTGTGATTAGCATTACTTGTACAAACTTTCATGTtatattctacaacataaattacacacaaaccCGTTATGGGCCATGTAAGCCATGTAAGATGTGTGTTCCACAACATAAATttcatataaacaacatatatacatacatatacattgcATATAAAACCATTGTGTGCTTTGTAAATACAATATGCTAACATGCTAACAAATTACTATTCACAAATTAAAAGCAATAAAGCAGCCATGTTCTATCAGTTCATCTCTGAAATCTTCTGACCAGTTTTCACCCCTTGCAAAACTCTTTTGGTCCTCTTTGAACAACAGTTTTGTTTTAGCTATTAGGCTAGCTCTGTTCAAAAACCTAACAAAGGCAGAGCTGTATGTCCCAAAAcagaatgaacattttttttagttatgtctGTGATTAGCATTGCTAAAACATGCATTCATGTTATGTTCTACAACATAAAGTACACACAAAACCGCCATGTGCTTTGTAAACACAAGATGCTAACAGGCTAACAAGCTAATATTCATGAATTGAAATCAACCATGTTCTAGCATATCCAAGTCTCTGGGAAATCTTCCTTCTTAGACACGGCACATTAGCATTCCCAACTGACTATAAATTGATGTCATTACTGAATGGCTCTATATTTAAAGCTTATAAATTCATTACAAACTAAATTAGGCATTAGCGTTCTGCGCGAGAAACCATGAAACAAATGTCTAAAGACTTAAGTCCCTAAAAGTCAGTTTTTCCGGTCACAGTTCTGCTTATGTGCCCTTGACCAACACGTTCAAGTTTCTCCAGCGGGACAGTCCCTGCAATTAGTGTGAAGCGTCGACGAAATGGCAAGTCTCACAGAGGAAGGCTTGCATCATAAACTAGGTTAGCAACATTAGACATGCAATAGCAGAAATGTGCGAGTTGCAAGATCTCATGACTTTTCAGCAGCCACTGCAATGCACACTTCTCTGGCACTTATGAAGTCGTTCTTTCTTAATTCCCTGTTCT
This window encodes:
- the LOC122134883 gene encoding regulator of G-protein signaling 21-like, coding for MDRLAKMKKSPQEDSIKERLIYFRNPDSTTEQNEMKETNWRSRMFFKTFPVRKSRHTTSQIKSYGPTTVEVTRWAQSLDNLLSSKCGLTALRLFMKSEHSEENIEFWMACEEFKKIRSRSKLKSRAKTIYDEFIRPDSPKEINLDFYTRESLHQSLLIPTQWSFKAAQNRAYFLMEHNSYPRFLDSELYQKLCRIAAGER